One genomic window of Glycine soja cultivar W05 chromosome 9, ASM419377v2, whole genome shotgun sequence includes the following:
- the LOC114367972 gene encoding uncharacterized protein LOC114367972 produces MEAQPTPPPDPVDSSPHSWDEPCPSLSSAKLRLMCSYGGHIVPRPHDKSLCYVGGDTRIVVVPRHVTLSELSTRLSKSFLHARPFVLKYQLPSEDLDSLVSVTTDEDLENMIDEYDHRSGNNNNNKPSSRIRLFLFPSQPDSVHGPAGLGSVKSEEWLSGSLDGGLSESASVNCILGLDDEVASASAAANSNGNSGKVFKDVVSDSPMLESNSSFGSGSSVPPNLPPIKVHVEIEEQFAQLGVGQKQQEDEGFVAPVPVMEFSTNRLVSDDERSDHGVPLGHRKSPTPPLQPQPHQFQQKSPHGVVDLPSPDSLSSDSSLSNAMLRPKPAIYQDQVQIQYGSSQVPSNASVDPKLNVTDQQGWIQMQQHVQEAGYVLQPQFDQLPLPQQHQTQPPQQQHQPQQYIHNTHLIHHTLSGSVPIPASYYPVCQQQLHTQHLHHLDQQYPVYYVQARQAQPYNLSVQLANAAESATTMPSSQSQNQPSSAAYNSTRNPNFEMAAGACRTAPATRQLVQVSSSKHQQQYVAHSQIYHHHPQSMPPKSAVPANYAYNYADPALAQVFYSQPLAPFMPSHYQTMTAASVMRTEVSAKLPSDSMKKPQQVTTSQPL; encoded by the exons ATGGAGGCGCAGCCCACTCCTCCACCTGACCCGGTGGATTCCTCCCCACACTCCTGGGACGAGCCCTGTCCTTCTCTGAGCTCCGCCAAACTCCGGCTGATGTGCAGCTACGGCGGCCACATCGTGCCCCGCCCCCACGACAAGTCACTCTGCTACGTCGGCGGCGACACCCGAATCGTCGTCGTCCCCCGCCACGTCACTCTCTCGGAGCTCTCCACGCGCCTCTCGAAGTCGTTCCTCCACGCGCGCCCCTTCGTGCTTAAGTACCAGCTCCCCAGCGAGGACCTCGACTCCCTCGTCTCCGTCACCACTGACGAAGACCTCGAGAACATGATCGATGAGTACGATCACCGCTCCggaaacaataacaataataaaccTTCTTCACGAATtcgcctctttctttttccgtCCCAGCCCGACTCGGTCCACGGGCCCGCGGGCTTGGGCTCTGTCAAGTCCGAGGAGTGGCTCAGTGGGTCCCTTGACGGAGGCTTATCTGAGTCCGCCTCCGTCAATTGCATCCTCGGACTCGACGACGAGGTTGCTTCTGCTTCTGCTGCAGCGAACAGCAATGGTAACAGTGGGAAAGTTTTCAAGGATGTGGTGTCGGATTCGCCTATGCTTGAGAGCAATTCGTCTTTCGGTTCTGGTTCCTCTGTGCCGCCGAATTTGCCGCCGATAAAGGTTCACGTGGAGATTGAGGAACAGTTTGCTCAGTTGGGGGTAGGACAGAAGCAACAAGAAGATGAAGGTTTTGTTGCGCCGGTGCCGGTGATGGAATTTTCCACGAACCGCCTTGTCTCCGATGACGAGAGATCCGATCATGGGGTCCCTCTTGGGCATAGAAAATCGCCAACCCCGCCGCTACAGCCTCAGCCTCACCAATTTCAACAGAAATCACCTCATGGTGTTGTTGATTTGCCTTCCCCTGATTCACTTTCAAG TGATAGTAGTCTTTCAAATGCAATGTTGCGCCCGAAACCAGCCATTTATCAAGACCAAGTTCAAATTCAATATGGAAGTTCTCAGGTTCCTAGCAATGCCTCGGTTGATCCAAAGCTTAATGTGACTGATCAACAAGGTTGGATTCAGATGCAGCAGCATGTGCAGGAAGCTGGATATGTTTTGCAGCCACAATTTGATCAACTGCCACTGCCGCAGCAGCATCAGACTCAGCCGCCGCAGCAGCAGCATCAACCACAGCAGTATATCCACAACACACATTTAATTCACCATACCCTTTCAGGGTCTGTGCCAATCCCCGCCTCATACTATCCTGTATGTCAGCAACAACTCCATACCCAACATCTCCATCACCTTGATCAACAATACCCGGTTTACTATGTGCAGGCAAGACAGGCCCAACCATACAACTTGTCAGTGCAGCTGGCTAATGCAGCTGAATCTGCCACAACTATGCCTTCTAGCCAGTCCCAAAATCAACCAAGTTCTGCTGCTTACAACTCAACAAGAAATCCTAATTTTGAAATGGCAGCAGGTGCATGTAGAACCGCACCTGCCACCCGTCAATTGGTTCAAGTTTCTTCTAGTAAGCATCAACAGCAATATGTTGCTCACTCTCAAATTTATCATCACCATCCTCAATCGATGCCTCCTAAGTCTGCAGTACCTGCAAATTATGCTTACAACTATGCAGATCCTGCACTTGCTCAAGTGTTTTATAGTCAACCTTTGGCACCCTTCATGCCTTCACACTACCAGACCATGACAGCTGCTTCTGTAATGCGGACGGAAGTTTCTGCTAAGCTTCCCTCCGACAGCATGAAGAAGCCGCAGCAGGTGACAACCTCGCAGCCattgtga